One genomic window of Chitinophagaceae bacterium includes the following:
- a CDS encoding DUF2807 domain-containing protein, which translates to MKLNFFKNAIILSVLVIAFSSCKKDGWPCKNGKGAIQTEFRSETGFTQIDNEMEAEVYISQGTEYEIKIVAQENLLEEIATDLKGDELQIWSKHCLKNHDPIKIYITMPTLSRVDLSGSGLVITTGNFTANSLSLVVSGSGYFQAQDSIFTEDLNLTVSGSGKIDFIGQSRTANSVVSGSGNITMVGKGYTSDTGLQSSLDLTVSGSGAIMAYAYPVQVCHFTISGSGLGQVNVSDLLQGTISGSGSLMYMGNPQLDVTIGGSGSVIHVN; encoded by the coding sequence ATGAAACTGAATTTTTTTAAAAATGCAATTATACTCAGTGTTTTAGTTATTGCTTTTTCTTCTTGTAAAAAAGATGGTTGGCCCTGTAAGAATGGAAAAGGCGCTATTCAAACTGAATTCAGAAGTGAAACAGGCTTTACACAGATAGACAATGAAATGGAAGCTGAAGTGTACATCAGCCAGGGCACTGAATATGAAATTAAAATAGTGGCGCAGGAAAATTTGCTGGAAGAAATTGCTACCGACTTGAAAGGTGACGAGCTCCAGATTTGGTCAAAGCACTGTTTGAAGAATCACGATCCAATTAAAATATACATCACCATGCCAACACTCTCAAGGGTTGATTTGAGTGGCTCCGGCCTTGTAATAACTACCGGAAATTTTACCGCCAATTCTTTGTCGCTTGTGGTGAGTGGCTCCGGATATTTCCAGGCCCAGGATTCTATATTTACAGAAGACCTTAACCTGACAGTAAGTGGCTCCGGCAAAATAGATTTCATAGGTCAGTCACGTACTGCTAATTCAGTAGTTTCCGGTTCAGGAAATATTACGATGGTTGGAAAAGGTTATACATCAGACACAGGCTTACAAAGTAGCCTTGATCTTACAGTTTCCGGTTCCGGTGCAATCATGGCGTATGCGTATCCTGTACAAGTATGTCACTTCACCATCAGTGGTTCCGGACTCGGACAAGTGAATGTTTCAGACTTGCTGCAAGGAACGATTAGCGGCAGTGGCAGCCTCATGTATATGGGAAATCCACAGTTGGATGTTACTATCGGCGGCAGCGGTTCAGTGATTCATGTTAATTAA
- a CDS encoding sigma-70 family RNA polymerase sigma factor, with protein MNTEEQSKIDAAKKDPKHFRYFYDRHYKEIFLFIFRRTDDEEVSADLAQQVFLKAMQGMDRYTYRGIPFSAWLYRIASNEVMQYFRDQQKFRIVSIENEGVNEIMEEDYGHLEVAKREALFAAIKKLNATDLEMIEMRFFEKRSFKEIGDIKGITENNAKVKVHRILDRVRNLITVAV; from the coding sequence GTGAACACTGAAGAACAGTCAAAGATTGATGCAGCAAAGAAAGACCCGAAGCACTTCAGGTATTTCTACGACCGGCATTATAAAGAAATCTTTCTCTTTATCTTCCGTAGAACGGATGATGAAGAAGTGTCCGCAGATCTTGCACAACAGGTATTTCTGAAAGCAATGCAGGGCATGGATCGCTATACTTACCGCGGTATTCCATTCTCTGCATGGCTGTACCGGATTGCAAGCAATGAAGTGATGCAGTACTTCCGCGATCAGCAAAAATTCAGAATTGTAAGCATCGAGAATGAAGGTGTGAATGAAATAATGGAGGAAGATTATGGTCACCTCGAAGTCGCAAAAAGAGAAGCTCTTTTTGCAGCCATTAAAAAACTAAATGCAACAGATCTTGAAATGATTGAAATGCGATTCTTTGAAAAACGATCCTTCAAAGAAATCGGCGACATCAAGGGCATCACAGAAAACAATGCCAAGGTGAAAGTGCATCGCATATTGGATCGTGTCAGAAATTTAATTACGGTAGCAGTTTAA